One stretch of Oncorhynchus keta strain PuntledgeMale-10-30-2019 chromosome 18, Oket_V2, whole genome shotgun sequence DNA includes these proteins:
- the LOC127908891 gene encoding uncharacterized protein LOC127908891 yields the protein MEGNPYFKCIQTQRSTKHLDLRFSIRKSELVTVVGWFSVTAAVGRFSVTAVGWFSMTAVVGRFSMTAAVGRFSMTAAVGWFSVTAVVGRFSMTAAVGWFSMTAVVGRFSMTAVVGWFSMTAVVGRFSMTAVVGWFSMTAAVGWFSMTAAVGWFSVSAVVGRFSMTAAVGWFSMTAAVGWFSVTAVVGRFSMTAAVGWFSMTAVVGWFSVTAVVGWFSMTAVVGWFSMTAAVGWFSMTAAVGRFSVTAVVGWFSMTAAVGRFSMTAAVGRFSVTAAVGWFSVTAVVGRFSVTAAVGRFSVTAAVGRFSVTAVVGRFSMTAAVGRFSVTAAVGWFSVTAVVGRFSVTAAVGRFSVTVVGRFSVTAAVGRFSVTAAVGRFSMTAAVGWFSMTAAVGWFSMTAAVGWFSMTAAVGRFSVTAAVGWFSMTAAVGRFSMTAAVGWFSMTAAVGWFSMTAVVGWFSMTAVGRFSVTAAVGGSV from the coding sequence ATGGAGGGAAATCCCTACTTTAAATGTATTCAAACACAAAGATCAACAAAACACTTAGACCTGAGGTTTTCCATCAGGAAGAGTGAACTAGTGACTGTTGTTGGCTGGTTCAGTGTGACTGCTGCTGTTGGTCGGTTCAGTGTGACTGCTGTTGGCTGGTTCAGTATGACTGCTGTTGTTGGTCGGTTCAGTATGACTGCTGCTGTTGGCAGGTTCAGTATGACTGCTGCTGTTGGCTGGTTCAGTGTGACTGCTGTTGTTGGTCGGTTCAGTATGACTGCTGCTGTTGGCTGGTTCAGTATGACTGCTGTTGTTGGTCGGTTCAGTATGACTGCTGTTGTTGGCTGGTTCAGTATGACTGCTGTTGTTGGTCGGTTCAGTATGACTGCTGTTGTTGGCTGGTTCAGTATGACTGCTGCTGTTGGCTGGTTCAGTATGACTGCTGCTGTTGGCTGGTTCAGTGTGAGTGCTGTTGTTGGTCGGTTCAGTATGACTGCTGCTGTTGGCTGGTTCAGTATGACTGCTGCTGTTGGCTGGTTCAGTGTGACTGCTGTTGTTGGTCGGTTCAGTATGACTGCTGCTGTTGGCTGGTTCAGTATGACTGCTGTTGTTGGCTGGTTCAGTGTGACTGCTGTTGTTGGCTGGTTCAGTATGACTGCTGTTGTTGGCTGGTTCAGTATGACTGCTGCTGTTGGCTGGTTCAGTATGACTGCTGCTGTTGGCCGGTTCAGTGTGACTGCTGTTGTTGGCTGGTTCAGTATGACTGCTGCTGTTGGTCGGTTCAGTATGACTGCTGCTGTTGGTCGGTTCAGTGTGACTGCTGCTGTTGGCTGGTTCAGTGTGACTGCTGTTGTTGGTCGGTTCAGTGTGACTGCTGCTGTTGGTCGGTTCAGTGTGACTGCTGCTGTTGGTCGGTTCAGTGTGACTGCTGTTGTTGGTCGGTTCAGTATGACTGCTGCTGTTGGTCGGTTCAGTGTGACTGCTGCTGTTGGCTGGTTCAGTGTGACTGCTGTTGTTGGTCGGTTCAGTGTGACTGCTGCTGTTGGTCGGTTCAGTGTGACTGTTGTTGGCCGGTTCAGTGTGACTGCTGCTGTTGGTCGGTTCAGTGTGACTGCTGCTGTTGGCCGGTTCAGTATGACTGCTGCTGTTGGCTGGTTCAGTATGACTGCTGCTGTTGGCTGGTTCAGTATGACTGCTGCTGTTGGCTGGTTCAGTATGACTGCTGCTGTTGGCCGGTTCAGTGTGACTGCTGCTGTTGGCTGGTTCAGTATGACTGCTGCTGTTGGTCGGTTCAGTATGACTGCTGCTGTTGGCTGGTTCAGTATGACTGCTGCTGTTGGCTGGTTCAGTATGACTGCTGTTGTTGGCTGGTTCAGTATGACTGCTGTTGGCCGGTTCAGTGTGACTGCTGCTGTTGGCGGTTCAGTATGA